The Lycium ferocissimum isolate CSIRO_LF1 chromosome 1, AGI_CSIRO_Lferr_CH_V1, whole genome shotgun sequence genome includes a region encoding these proteins:
- the LOC132031421 gene encoding mitochondrial pyruvate carrier 1-like isoform X2, whose product MATFKAFLNSPVGPKTTHFWGPVANWGFVIAGLVDTQKPPEMISGNMTSAMCVYSALFMRFAWMVQPRNYLLLACHASNETVQLYQLSRWAKGQGYLQKNADRAA is encoded by the exons ATGGCTACCTTCAAGGCATTTTTGAACAGTCCTGTTGGCCCAAAAACAACCCATTTTTGGGGTCCTGTAGCCAACTGGGGATTTGTCATTGCT GGACTCGTAGACACACAGAAACCCCCAGAAATGATATCAGGCAACATGACCTCAG CAATGTGCGTGTATTCTGCACTGTTCATGAGATTTGCATGGATGGTACAGCCTCGTAATTATCTACTTTTGGCATGCCATGCCTCGAACGAGACGGTGCAACTTTATCAGCTATCACGTTGGGCAAAAGGTCAAGG ATATTTGCAGAAGAATGCCGACAGAGCAGCGTGA
- the LOC132031421 gene encoding mitochondrial pyruvate carrier 1-like isoform X1, which yields MATFKAFLNSPVGPKTTHFWGPVANWGFVIAGLVDTQKPPEMISGNMTSAMCVYSALFMRFAWMVQPRNYLLLACHASNETVQLYQLSRWAKDICRRMPTEQRDLVFFPVLFWTCL from the exons ATGGCTACCTTCAAGGCATTTTTGAACAGTCCTGTTGGCCCAAAAACAACCCATTTTTGGGGTCCTGTAGCCAACTGGGGATTTGTCATTGCT GGACTCGTAGACACACAGAAACCCCCAGAAATGATATCAGGCAACATGACCTCAG CAATGTGCGTGTATTCTGCACTGTTCATGAGATTTGCATGGATGGTACAGCCTCGTAATTATCTACTTTTGGCATGCCATGCCTCGAACGAGACGGTGCAACTTTATCAGCTATCACGTTGGGCAAAAG ATATTTGCAGAAGAATGCCGACAGAGCAGCGTGATCTAGTGTTCTTTCCCGTTTTGTTCTGGACCTGTTTGTAG